In Microbacterium terrisoli, the genomic stretch GGACTGCTTTGCCATCTGTTTTCCTTTCCGGGTCACGGTGTCAGGTCGTGGAGGTCAGAATCTCGGCGGTCAGAACCGACCACCCCCTCGACGGCTGCGTGTTCCGCCGCCGCCGAAACTGCCGGGGCTGAATCCGCCGCCGGAGCCGCCGGACGATCCGCCGAATCCGCCGAATCCACCGCCGAACCCGCCGCCGCGGCTGCCGCCGCCGAGCAGGGAGTTGATGAGGATGCCGCCCAGCACGGCACCCATCACGTTGCCGCCGCCCTGCGAGGCGCCGGCCTGCTGCCCGCCGAAACCGGCGTTGAACCCGCCGACGTCGCTCTGTGCGAGCTGCAGGGCCTGGCCGGCGAGCTGGTCCGCGCGCTGAGCGTGCTGCAGCGCTTGGTCGGGATCGGCGGCCTGCAGCTGTCGGGCCTGCACGAGCTCGGCGCCGGCCTGCGCGAGCCGCGTGCGCGCGTCGGCTCCGATGGCGCCTCGGCGCGCTGTGATGTAGTCCTCGGCAGCCGAGACCTGTGCCTGGGCCTGCATCATGACCTGCCCGATCATCTGCTGTGCGCGCTGGGCGCGGGCCGCGGCGTCTCGTGCGCCTCTCACGACGCCGTCGATCTGCGTGTTGACCGCTTCGAGAGCCTTGAGAGTGGCGAGAGGATGCCGCTTGGCGCCCGCGATGTCTGCTTTGGCCGCGTCGACCTGTGTGCGGGTGGCCGCCGTCACCGTCGCGATGCGTCCGTCTGCATCGGGCAGTGCCGAGGCGGCCGCCAGGTCGCCTTCGAGGTCGGTGATCATGGTGGCGATGGTCTTCTCGCCCTCGGCCAGGTCGGCACCCAGCTTGCCGATGGCCTGCTGCAGTGACTGCGCCTGATCGACTGCCTGTTCGGCGGAACGGATCGCGACGGCGGCCTGCCCGCCCGATCCCGCCGCCAGCGCCTTCTGCGCCGCCGCGATCTGCTCGTCGCCGAACGCGAGGCGCCGGTGTGCCTGGTCGATGTTGTCGGTCACGGTGGCCAGTGCCTCGGGGGCGTACGACGCCGCCAGCTCCTGCAGCCGGGCGGCAGCGGCATCCGTTCCTGCGGCCACCTCGGTGCGCTGCTGCTGGAGCGTGGCCAGCGCCTCGGGGGCGTTCTGCTCGAGCTTGCGAAGCTCATCGAATGCCGCAGCCTTCTCGTCGAGCAGCTGTCCGGCCTGCGCGCACAGCTGGATGATGCGCGCGTTCCAGCTGCGCGTGTCGGCTTCGGTGTCTTCGGTGGCGTCGTCGAGCTTCTGCTTCAGTCCGAACGCCTCATCGAGGTTCGCCTTGGCCTGCGTGAGCGCGGCGGCGAACTCGGTGGTCGCATCGTCGCCGAATTGGGCACGGGCGAAGCCGAGCTCCTGGTCGCTGGTGCGCACGGCGTCGTCGGTCTGCACGAGGGCCGACCCGGCACGTCGAGCGAGCTCCTTCGTGTCGAGCTGCTCCAGCGCGGGGCCCGAACCGGCCGTGCCGGTCTTCTTGCGCCGCGAGCGCACGATCAGCCAGATCACGACGGCGAGGATCGCGAGGATGATGAGCGCGATGACCACGCCGCCGATCCACCCGCCGCCCGAGCCGCCCTTCAGCTCGGAATGGAATCCGGCGGCGGCGGTCGTTATGGCACCCAGGTAGTCGCCGTCAGACAGCTTCGGCTTGATCGAGGCCTCGATCGAGGCGAGCTGCGCGTTGCTCAGCGGGCCGCTGTCGTCGGCCGAGATGGTGAACTGTCGGCTCTGGGTCGCCACCGCCAGCAGGTACTGCGTGCTGCCGAGGCCGTTCTCGTCGGCCACCGTGTTCGCCCAGTCCTGACGGTCGTCGGGGTTGGTGAAGGTGTCGACGAACACGACGTACAGATCCACCCCGGTGGCGTCGTACAGGTCGTCCAGCGCCGCCTCGGCGGCGGCGGTCTGACCGGAATCGAGTGCATTGACGTCGTCGACCACGTAGCCCTGGCCGAGCGACACGGGGTCGGTGGCGGAGGCAGCGCCGGCCGTTGCGATCACCGCTGCCACAGAGGCGGCGGCAGCGACGGCCAGCAGTCGACGTAGGCGCATCGGTTCCTCCCCATCGATGTCACTCCTGCCCGCGAGTCTATTCAGATGAGCACGCACTCGGAAAGCGGTGCGTCGGTCCCGTCCCGGCCGGCGTGGCCGGGATAGGCTCGGCGCTTCGGGAGGCGAGATGGACGATCGCTATGGCACCGATGTGCTGTCGGCCGGATGGCGCGAGCAATTCCGCAAGACGCTGCCGAGAGTGCCGGCAGACCGCGACACGGTCATCGAGGTCGCCGACGATGGGTTCTGCGGTGCGGTCACCGGCTGTGCCAAGGGATTGGTCGAGCTCGAGGACCGGCATGGGCGCACGCGCGTGTTCGCGCTCGGCCCCGGCTTTCTCGTCGACGGTCAGGCGGTGATCCTGACCGCGCCCACGCCCGTGCAGGCCGCAGCGCCTCGGCGCACGGCATCCGGTTCCTTCGCCGCCGAAGACGCGCGTGCCCGCGTGGCGCGTGCCAGCCGCATCTTCGTCGAGGGCCGGCACGACGCAGAGCTCGTCGAGAAGGTGTGGGGCGACGATCTGCGCGCCGAAGGCGTCGTGGTCGAATATCTGCAGGGCGTCGACCTGCTGGATGCCGCGCTGCGCGACGACCCGCCGTCGGCCACGCGCCGGTACGGCGTGCTCGTGGACCACCTCGTGCCCGGCTCGAAAGAGGCCCGCATCGCCGAGGCGGTCCTGCGCGGGCCGCACGGCGCGCACCTGCGGATCGTCGGTCACCCCTTCATCGACGTGTGGCAGTGCGTGACCCCGACGGCGCTGGGCATCTCGGCATGGCCGGTCATTCCGCGAGGCATCGAATGGAAGGTGGGGGTGTGCCGGGCCTTCGGCTGGCCGGCAGAGGACCAGGCCGACATCGCGCGTGCCTGGCAGCACATCCTGTCGCGGGTGCATTCGTTCCGCGATCTCGAGCCCGCGCTGCTCGGCCGGGTCGAAGAGCTCATCGACTTCGTCACCGAACAGCCGTGAGGCGGGCCGCAGCTCACCGCGCATACCCTTGAGCTGTGTCTGACACCGACCCCGAACCCGCCGAGCCGCGCACGTTCCGCGACCACCCCGTGTCGTTCGTGCGCCGCAGCGGACGGATGAGCGACGGGCAGGAGCGCGCCTGGCAGGAGCTCGCGCCGCAGTACCTGGTCGACGTGCCTCGCGACATCGCTTCGACCAGTGTGGCGCGCGACGCACGGTTCGACCCGGCGACCGTGTACGGGCGCACTGCGCCCCTGATCGTGG encodes the following:
- a CDS encoding TPM domain-containing protein; this encodes MRLRRLLAVAAAASVAAVIATAGAASATDPVSLGQGYVVDDVNALDSGQTAAAEAALDDLYDATGVDLYVVFVDTFTNPDDRQDWANTVADENGLGSTQYLLAVATQSRQFTISADDSGPLSNAQLASIEASIKPKLSDGDYLGAITTAAAGFHSELKGGSGGGWIGGVVIALIILAILAVVIWLIVRSRRKKTGTAGSGPALEQLDTKELARRAGSALVQTDDAVRTSDQELGFARAQFGDDATTEFAAALTQAKANLDEAFGLKQKLDDATEDTEADTRSWNARIIQLCAQAGQLLDEKAAAFDELRKLEQNAPEALATLQQQRTEVAAGTDAAAARLQELAASYAPEALATVTDNIDQAHRRLAFGDEQIAAAQKALAAGSGGQAAVAIRSAEQAVDQAQSLQQAIGKLGADLAEGEKTIATMITDLEGDLAAASALPDADGRIATVTAATRTQVDAAKADIAGAKRHPLATLKALEAVNTQIDGVVRGARDAAARAQRAQQMIGQVMMQAQAQVSAAEDYITARRGAIGADARTRLAQAGAELVQARQLQAADPDQALQHAQRADQLAGQALQLAQSDVGGFNAGFGGQQAGASQGGGNVMGAVLGGILINSLLGGGSRGGGFGGGFGGFGGSSGGSGGGFSPGSFGGGGTRSRRGGGRF
- a CDS encoding DUF3097 family protein; amino-acid sequence: MDDRYGTDVLSAGWREQFRKTLPRVPADRDTVIEVADDGFCGAVTGCAKGLVELEDRHGRTRVFALGPGFLVDGQAVILTAPTPVQAAAPRRTASGSFAAEDARARVARASRIFVEGRHDAELVEKVWGDDLRAEGVVVEYLQGVDLLDAALRDDPPSATRRYGVLVDHLVPGSKEARIAEAVLRGPHGAHLRIVGHPFIDVWQCVTPTALGISAWPVIPRGIEWKVGVCRAFGWPAEDQADIARAWQHILSRVHSFRDLEPALLGRVEELIDFVTEQP